Proteins encoded by one window of Martelella endophytica:
- a CDS encoding heparinase II/III family protein — MALRPQSTVSFGNANRQLLVAPTDLRAADPLEAENLVSWRFALAGETLDTAGRPPFSMEMPSADFACLLAGFSWLRHLRALRGEEANNFARTVTLNFLRRNGRCKGPAWQNAVAVERLSAWLSHSTVILKGADAAFYRRFVAAILRHEQVLRRRYPTMPHDETRLKAAIALAMASISMDLSDHRKQQAARRLDEALSKQILADGGHIARNPQTLLDLLFQLLPLRQTYINLDIALPRQLVPAIDRIYAALAFFRHRDGNLALFNGAGPVLATTLSALQRYDETGGSGFRALPHTGFQRLDAGGTVLIVDAGNPLSTHLSKAAHAGALSFEMSSGTSRFIVNSGRPLHPDAATIAMARSTPAHSAATIDDASSMRFSRSEFLGPVAAGGIRRVEVERSETDDGDTLLMRHDGYLARFGLMTERRLALSADGRVIAGRDSFRRRRDEMPAATNRHQAIIRFHLHPSIWVMHEDADTIFMTAPDNESWLFSAPGLAPELEEDVFFAASAGMAASRQIVITAPIGEHPDVEWRLERLS; from the coding sequence ATGGCCTTGCGCCCGCAATCCACAGTTTCCTTCGGCAATGCCAACCGGCAATTGCTCGTCGCCCCCACCGATCTCAGGGCCGCAGACCCGCTCGAAGCGGAAAACCTGGTGAGCTGGCGCTTCGCGCTCGCGGGCGAGACGCTGGATACAGCCGGCCGGCCGCCGTTTTCAATGGAGATGCCGAGCGCGGACTTCGCGTGCCTGCTTGCCGGCTTCTCGTGGCTTCGGCATCTGCGGGCGTTGCGCGGCGAGGAAGCCAACAATTTCGCCCGCACGGTGACGCTGAATTTCCTGCGCCGCAACGGGCGGTGCAAGGGCCCCGCCTGGCAGAATGCCGTCGCCGTGGAACGTCTCTCCGCCTGGCTCAGCCATTCCACCGTGATATTGAAGGGGGCGGACGCTGCCTTCTATCGCCGTTTCGTGGCGGCGATCCTCCGTCACGAACAGGTGCTGCGCCGCCGCTACCCGACAATGCCGCACGACGAGACGCGGCTGAAGGCGGCGATCGCGCTCGCCATGGCATCGATCTCGATGGATCTTTCCGATCACCGCAAGCAGCAGGCCGCAAGGCGGCTCGACGAGGCGCTGTCGAAGCAGATCCTCGCCGATGGCGGCCATATCGCACGCAATCCGCAGACGCTGCTCGACCTGCTCTTCCAGCTGCTGCCGCTGCGCCAGACCTACATCAACCTCGATATCGCGCTGCCGCGCCAGCTCGTTCCGGCAATCGACCGGATTTACGCGGCGCTCGCCTTCTTCAGGCACCGGGATGGCAATCTCGCGCTCTTCAATGGCGCAGGCCCTGTCCTAGCGACGACGCTGTCGGCGCTGCAACGTTACGACGAAACCGGCGGCAGCGGTTTCCGGGCCTTGCCGCATACCGGGTTTCAGCGGCTCGATGCCGGAGGGACGGTGCTGATCGTCGACGCCGGCAACCCCCTTTCCACCCATCTGTCGAAAGCGGCTCATGCCGGCGCATTGTCCTTCGAGATGTCGTCCGGCACCAGCCGTTTCATCGTCAATTCCGGCCGTCCGCTCCATCCGGATGCGGCGACCATTGCAATGGCGCGCTCGACCCCGGCCCACTCCGCCGCTACCATTGATGACGCTTCGTCGATGCGGTTTTCCCGCTCTGAATTCCTCGGGCCTGTCGCCGCCGGCGGGATCCGCCGGGTCGAGGTGGAGCGCAGCGAGACCGACGACGGCGATACGCTTCTGATGCGCCATGACGGCTATCTCGCCCGGTTCGGGCTGATGACGGAGCGGCGGCTCGCACTTTCAGCCGATGGGCGCGTGATTGCCGGCCGCGACAGCTTCCGCCGCCGCCGCGACGAAATGCCGGCTGCGACCAACCGCCACCAAGCCATCATCCGCTTCCACCTGCATCCCTCGATCTGGGTCATGCATGAGGATGCCGACACGATCTTCATGACGGCGCCGGACAATGAGAGCTGGCTGTTTTCCGCACCCGGCCTTGCCCCGGAGCTCGAAGAGGATGTGTTCTTTGCCGCCAGTGCCGGCATGGCCGCCTCCCGCCAGATCGTCATCACCGCGCCGATCGGCGAACATCCCGATGTCGAATGGCGGCTGGAGCGGCTGAGCTAG
- the purH gene encoding bifunctional phosphoribosylaminoimidazolecarboxamide formyltransferase/IMP cyclohydrolase, with the protein MAVASKKIPAPDLVTVKTALLSVSDKSGIVEFASALAARGVKLYSTGGTHKALATAGLDVTDVSEVTGFPEIMDGRVKTLHPKVHGGLLAIRDDEEHQAAMSAHGIEGIDLAVINLYPFEEVRAAGGDYPTTVENIDIGGPAMIRAAAKNHAYVTVITDPADYREVSEALEAGNGTIPYALRQQLAARAYARTAAYDATISSWFVEALSLENQRHLTLGGTLKQEMRYGENPHQSAAFYVTGDKRPGVANAVQHQGKQLSYNNINDTDAAFELVAEFPPEQAPAAAIIKHANPCGVARADTLVEAYRRALACDSQSAFGGIVALNQTLDAVTAEEIVKLFTEVIIAPDADEDAKAIIAAKKNLRLLTTGGLPDPRSKGLNFKTVAGGFLVQGRDNAMIDEITLNVVTERAPTDRELEDLKMAFAIAKHVKSNAIVYVKDGQTAGIGAGQMSRIDSAIIAGIKAKEAAKTAGWAEPMTNGSAVASEAFFPFADGLLSAVAAGATAVIQPGGSIRDQEVIDAANANGVAMVFTGVRTFRH; encoded by the coding sequence ATGGCCGTTGCCTCCAAGAAAATCCCCGCCCCCGATCTCGTCACCGTCAAGACCGCGCTGCTTTCCGTCTCCGACAAGAGCGGCATCGTCGAATTCGCCAGCGCGCTTGCTGCACGCGGCGTGAAACTCTATTCGACCGGCGGCACTCACAAGGCGCTGGCCACAGCCGGCCTCGACGTCACCGATGTGTCCGAGGTCACGGGCTTTCCGGAAATCATGGATGGCCGCGTCAAGACGCTGCATCCGAAGGTTCATGGCGGCCTGCTCGCCATCCGCGATGACGAAGAGCATCAGGCGGCCATGAGCGCGCATGGTATCGAGGGCATCGACCTTGCCGTCATCAATCTCTATCCCTTCGAGGAAGTCCGTGCCGCCGGCGGCGACTATCCGACGACCGTTGAGAACATCGACATCGGCGGCCCGGCGATGATCCGCGCTGCGGCCAAGAACCACGCCTATGTCACGGTGATCACCGATCCGGCCGATTACCGTGAGGTGAGCGAGGCGCTGGAAGCCGGCAACGGCACCATCCCTTACGCGCTCCGCCAGCAGCTTGCCGCCCGCGCCTATGCTCGCACCGCCGCCTATGACGCGACGATCTCGTCCTGGTTTGTGGAGGCCCTCTCGCTGGAAAACCAGCGCCACCTGACGCTTGGCGGCACGCTGAAGCAGGAAATGCGCTACGGTGAGAACCCGCATCAGTCGGCCGCCTTCTACGTGACGGGCGACAAGCGGCCGGGCGTTGCCAATGCCGTCCAGCATCAGGGCAAGCAGCTTTCCTACAACAACATCAACGATACCGACGCCGCTTTCGAACTGGTTGCCGAGTTCCCACCGGAACAGGCGCCGGCCGCCGCCATCATCAAGCACGCCAACCCTTGCGGCGTTGCCCGTGCGGACACGCTGGTCGAGGCCTATCGCCGGGCGCTTGCCTGTGACAGCCAGTCGGCTTTCGGCGGCATCGTCGCGCTGAACCAGACGCTGGATGCCGTGACGGCCGAGGAAATCGTCAAGCTGTTCACCGAGGTTATCATCGCGCCGGACGCGGATGAAGATGCCAAGGCCATCATCGCGGCCAAGAAGAACCTTCGCCTGCTGACCACGGGCGGCCTGCCCGATCCGCGCTCGAAAGGCCTCAACTTCAAGACGGTTGCCGGCGGCTTCCTGGTGCAGGGCCGCGACAACGCGATGATCGACGAGATCACCCTGAATGTCGTCACCGAACGTGCCCCGACCGACCGTGAACTCGAAGACCTGAAGATGGCCTTCGCGATTGCCAAGCACGTCAAGTCGAATGCGATCGTCTACGTCAAGGACGGCCAGACCGCCGGCATTGGCGCAGGTCAGATGAGCCGCATCGATTCGGCCATCATCGCCGGCATCAAGGCCAAGGAAGCCGCCAAGACGGCCGGCTGGGCCGAGCCGATGACCAACGGATCGGCGGTCGCTTCCGAAGCCTTCTTCCCGTTCGCCGATGGTCTGCTGTCAGCCGTTGCCGCCGGCGCTACCGCCGTCATCCAGCCGGGTGGTTCGATCCGCGATCAGGAAGTTATCGATGC